A window of Diadema setosum chromosome 2, eeDiaSeto1, whole genome shotgun sequence contains these coding sequences:
- the LOC140246294 gene encoding 26S proteasome non-ATPase regulatory subunit 6-like, with amino-acid sequence MPSENLEEEGLTKNPDLHLAQLKFLLTQESHKNDKKARDELMSGITSGKMAPFYEEICKELNWKVDTKVLQAMKDDNAAELKKLDETLKDAEQNLGETEVRDALLAKAEFFCRIGDKESCLTTFRKAFEKTVALGHRLDIIFHLIRVGIFWNDNDLITRNIDKAKSMIDEGGDWDRRNRLKVYQGVYNMSIREFKAAANFFLDTVSTFTSYELMDYKQFVTYTVIVSMIALNRTELRTKVVKGSEILEVLHSLPELRTFLFSLYECRYAEFFQSLAKVEQELKIDRSMAPHFRYYVREMRILAYTQLLESYRSLTLQYMADAFGVSVDFIDQELSRFIAAGRLHCKIDKVGGIVETNRPDSKNYQYQATIKQGDILLNRVQKLSRVINI; translated from the exons ATGCCGTCTGAAAATCTCGAGGAAGAGGGTCTTACGAAGAACCCAGATCTACATCTCGCCCAGCTTAAGTTCCTTTTGACGCAAGAAAgtcataaaaatgacaaaaaggcCAGAGATGAGCTAATGTCGGGGATCACAAGTGGAA AAATGGCACCATTTTATGAAGAAATCTGCAAGGAGCTAAACTGGAAGGTTGACACCAAAGTTCTGCAGGCAATGAAAGATGACAATGCAGCAGAGCTGAAAAAGTTGGACGAAACTCTGAAAGACGCTGAACAAAATCTGGGAGAGACTGAAGTGCGTGATGCCTTGTTGGCCAAGGCAGAGTTCTTTTGTCGAATTGGAGACAAG GAGTCCTGTTTGACCACTTTTAGGAAGGCATTTGAGAAGACAGTGGCCCTTGGACACAGACTGGACATCATCTTTCATCTCATCAGGGTTGGCATCTTCTGGAATGATAATGACCTCATTACCCGAAATATTGACAAGGCCAAAAG CATGATTGATGAAGGTGGAGACTGGGATAGGAGAAACCGTCTCAAGGTGTACCAAGGTGTCTACAACATGTCCATCAGGGAATTCAAGGCCGCTGCCAACTTCTTCCTCGACACTGTCTCCACCTTCACGTCCTATGAGCTGATGGACTACAAGCAGTTTGTGACCTACACTGTCATTGTGTCCATGATTGCACTGAACAGGACAGAACTGAGAACCAAA GTTGTGAAAGGTTCAGAAATTCTTGAGGTGCTTCACAGCCTTCCAGAACTGCGCACATTCCTGTTTTCGCTCTATGAATGCCGCTATGCAGAATTCTTTCAATCCCTTG CTAAGGTGGAACAGGAGCTGAAGATAGACCGGTCGATGGCGCCCCACTTCAGATACTACGTACGCGAGATGAGGATTCTAGCCTACACCCAGCTACTGGAATCCTACCGCAGCCTCACCCTCCAGTACATGGCGGATGCATTTGGCGTCAGTGTGGACTTTATTGACCA AGAATTATCAAGATTCATTGCAGCAGGCAGGCTGCACTGTAAAATAGACAAAGTTGGTGGCATCGTGGAGACCAATCGGCCTGACAGCAAAAACTACCAGTATCAG GCAACCATCAAGCAAGGTGATATCCTTCTCAACAGAGTGCAGAAACTGAGTAGAGTCATCAACATATAG